Sequence from the Amaranthus tricolor cultivar Red isolate AtriRed21 chromosome 1, ASM2621246v1, whole genome shotgun sequence genome:
TTGTccaaaattttgttttcatttatctTATTAGCTGCAAAAGAATCCCACTCAACATTTGGTGATGATCCTCTATATATAAACAAAGTGGTTCAATGGGCAGAGGGGGAAATTGAGTCTTTTTTGCGGTTAGTCAAGGAGCAGAGTCCTTCATCAGAAACTCTTACTGCACTGCGTGCAGCTAGTGTTTGTGTTGAGGCTAACCTCAAGAATTGTGTAATACTGGAAGAACAAGGCGTGAAGCTCTCTAAGTTACTTATGGTACTTTTGTTGCCTTATATGGAAGAAGTATTGGAGATGAACTTTAGAAGAGCCAGACGAGCGTTTTTGGACACTGCTGAAAATGATGGAAGTTCTATGCTATCTCCTCAGTTTTTGTCTCCTTTGTCAGTTTTTTCAGCCTCTTCAGATGCTGCTCTCATTAGAAGTGGAGTGAAGTTTGTAGTTATTGTcaaagtaagtttttttttctcatacCTAGTTTGGCATCATAAGAAGCACccgtaaattttaaaattttgaaacatgtcaatgaaatttttttatttagtaatttcGCTGGTGAGTTTATTTGCAAAGGGAAAGAGAACATTTCTCAAATTAAGTTATGATTAATTGAATGGATGCACATTACTTCTGTTTTTAGTTTCACCATTTTGGAGAGTGTTTGTTTAACTAAGTAACTTGCCCATGTACTTGAGTGGTTGTCAAGCGGACATTTTTGTcatttaatgataaaaaaatttatcaaataaagtGATGCATTTATCTAGAAACTTAAAAGGAGTATGGTGCATTTTAAAAGAATGAAGGAAgagaaaatcaatcaaaaagcTAATGGCAGGTTGTTTTTTGCAAACACTTGTGGTTAAACAAATATTGGATGAGAGGATCATCTTTGTTTTTGGTCTGGTAACTCTAGTTATTTGAAATTTATGCATTCATCTTCTTGTTTGTCATCTATCTCTTCTATTCCTGTAGACTCTAGAATAATAGTTGTAGTCTAATATGTTTTTCCCCTTTTTCTTTCTACCTGTTACTAAATctgaagaaattttgaatccgATTACATTTCAATCAACAATGGTGAACTTAGACTTCCTAGTAAGAATTGATGGATGAGTTAAGGGAATATTTAGTCTCTACCTATAGTTGATTTGTGTAGTCATTATTTTGCTTAGTTAGATTTGTGAAGTCATGCTATTAATTCATATATTACAAGGATAAAGATGGTAATTATTAAGGAGTACTGCAATTTTCAGTAAGGATGTCAAACCAGGAAACTTTATGTTATGTAACATGACTGCTAAAATTGTGAAAGTAGCTCCTCAAATTCGTATAAGGAGATAAAAGAAAGTATCTTGACTGGAAGATAATTGGAGCAAGCAATCTTCAGAAATTTCTACTATGTCTCATCCAATCGTTATGGTGTTAAGTATCCTGGTTCATCATTTCCAATATTATCTTGCGTCCAAAAGAATTGTATAAACTGTTACTTTTATTCCCACCAAAAACAGTATGAGCTACTAGATCTAAAAAATTATCATGTCTGCTGATTGGATGACATAATAGAGATTTCTCAAACAGGTGCTCTTTATGCAATTGCAGGAAATAATTGATCAGCTGACACCCTTGGCCATTCTGCAGTTTGGTGGTAATGTTTTGAGTAGAGTTTTGAAGTTATTTGATAACTATGTGGACCTTTTGATGAAAGCTTTACCTATGGTTTTGGAGGATGATGGTATTACAGAGCTAAAGGAGGATCTGCCCTTCAAAGCTGAGGCAGATTCACAGCAACTTGCTCTTTTAGGGGTTGCTAACACTGTTGCTGATGAACTTCTACCAATGGCATTGTCAAGAATTTGGAATGCTAAAATGGAAACTAATGATCCCAGTACTGGATCTCTTGAGAGCATCTTGTCTATAGGAGGTAATGTTGCTGAGTTCAAGGATTGGAGACGTCAGCTCCAGCTCTCTCTAGACAAGTTAAAGGATTATTTTTGCCAGCAGTATGTTTGTAACTTCATTTATACTAGAGAGGAGAAAGCAAAACTCGATGCCAGAATTTATGTTGATGTAGAAGGGGAGGTTTTACCTTGGGACTCAGATCCACTTCCTTCACTTCCATTCCAGGTAAAATCTTGCTACGATGAACTTATATATCTTCTCTTCTAGATATCATAATTTATGTTGAATGAGTAGCTAAATCTTGTATTCCTAATTGTACAGGCtgcatttaaaaaatttactcaCTATTGTTTTGCTTTCTGTGTCTGTTTCTTGCTCAGCTTAGGGGTTGCTGTAGTTTTATGATTCATCTCTTCTTCATATTCTTCAAAACTAATATCTAAAgttttgttgaattcattattaTACGATAGTGTTGGAAACCTCAGTCGTATAGCAACTGACTTAAAATTGTCACAGGCTTTATTTGCTAGGCTACAACAATTAGCTATTGTTGCTGGGGATGTATTGCTCGGAAAACAGAAGCTTCAGAAAGTTGTGCTGGCAAGGCTGACTGAAGTGATAGTCATATGGCTGTCTAATGAACAGGAATTTTGGGTCGTATTAGAGGACGGGTCAGTGCCATTAAAGTCATCTGGATTGCAACAGGTACTAGAATTTTACTATTATTGTGATACCTGCAGGTCAAAAAATGACTTCTTGATATTGATTCAAGTATTTGTTTTTCATCCTCAAACACACTGCAGAAACAATCACCAGTCCTGATATGTTTTGGAATTTGTTAACTAAAACTTTTGAAGTTTTGGTTTTTGTGAACGATATACATTGAATTCTTATCTTAACTACGATTTATTAAGATGTAGTTACTTTGTAATTGCATATTGCAATCTTAATTACTATAGCCGAAAAACATTCACTAGGGTGGTTTGACCTGTTACCCAGACTCATATACCCATGTCAAAGTGTTCTACTTGGCTAATTTATGAAAAACTCCCAATACTTGGAACGAAATTGAAATGTTCGAGTGTCCTAGACATGACCAATTGTTAGGGAATCCTACACGGTTAATTGAGCGTAAGTGAAGAGATTGAGTAATAGAGGGTTTGACCATCACTAAACTGGTTAAAAGGTTCAAATTAAGGGAAAACACCCTTTATCAAATGAACTTTGGTGaactaattaatttttcattcaaCTCCATC
This genomic interval carries:
- the LOC130805647 gene encoding exocyst complex component EXO84C, with protein sequence MESSDEDEDFSYHEGIIPQSKINSLYQSNTEKGIRKLCCELLDLKDSVENLCGNTRAKYLAFLRLSEEVIEMEHELTELRKHISAQGILVQDLESGVFHELDEWIKVVEQDAPEMQYDELDDLFCKDTYDEKKIFLEKIDLLLAEHKLQEALEALDVEEKSSPHLRSAGDTSSNVSYKSAFLKRKSILEDLLVGISGQSSIGGVELKQALFGLLKLGKGPSAHQILLKRYASRLRNRFEAFIPSCSLYPETYPATLSKILFSFILLAAKESHSTFGDDPLYINKVVQWAEGEIESFLRLVKEQSPSSETLTALRAASVCVEANLKNCVILEEQGVKLSKLLMVLLLPYMEEVLEMNFRRARRAFLDTAENDGSSMLSPQFLSPLSVFSASSDAALIRSGVKFVVIVKEIIDQLTPLAILQFGGNVLSRVLKLFDNYVDLLMKALPMVLEDDGITELKEDLPFKAEADSQQLALLGVANTVADELLPMALSRIWNAKMETNDPSTGSLESILSIGGNVAEFKDWRRQLQLSLDKLKDYFCQQYVCNFIYTREEKAKLDARIYVDVEGEVLPWDSDPLPSLPFQALFARLQQLAIVAGDVLLGKQKLQKVVLARLTEVIVIWLSNEQEFWVVLEDGSVPLKSSGLQQLILDMHFTVEIARYGGFFSRNVLQQASGIITRAVKTFSAKGIDPQSSLPEDEWFSEAAKVAITKLLHAASGSEAEEAEDESVLLHQEPIVFLHQEHIVSDSDDSISCPSTTDSFHSFVSAEMGDPDSPSHSF